A single region of the Thermoanaerobacterium aotearoense genome encodes:
- a CDS encoding RNA-binding S4 domain-containing protein produces the protein MMEEVKISTVYITLDQFLKYVGIAETGGKGKQMILDGLVRVNGNIELKRGKKLYRGDTVSVNDRQFVII, from the coding sequence ATGATGGAAGAAGTAAAGATAAGCACTGTATACATTACGCTTGATCAATTTTTAAAATATGTAGGTATAGCAGAAACTGGCGGTAAAGGTAAACAGATGATACTGGACGGCCTTGTAAGAGTGAATGGAAATATCGAGCTTAAAAGAGGGAAAAAGTTATATAGAGGCGATACGGTATCGGTAAATGACCGTCAATTTGTGATCATTTAA